GTTTTATATATGcatgcttcaaacaaatgttatCAGCCTATAAACTCCGTCTATCACAGTGCTCTAAGGTTTGTTACAGGCTGTCAAAGACATACTCACCATTGTGAATTGTATGCCAAAGCTGAGTGGCCTTCTCTGTATGTAAGAGATGACTCTGGTCTACAAGGCTGTTCTGGGACTGGTGCCTTCCTACCTATGTTCCCTTCTCCAGAAGTCTAAAAGCCAGTATGCCCTACGCTCAAGTGAATCTTATCATTTGACTGTTCCCCGGGTTCGAACTGAAATAGGGAAGCGAGCCTTTTGTCATGCCGCCCCCTCAtcctggaatactcttcagtctgaaCTAAAGATATCTGAGCTCATCCCAATGACATCGTTTTGCTCTATcctttttaacaaacaacaacagtccatttctcaatgtatgtgtttttaatttatcGAAATGTGGTAAAGCTGGAAAActgaactgtatttttatattatattaattttctatgtattaataatattattacatttttatttttttatataaatcgtgtgttgcagacctcttggccaggtcacccttgtaaatgaattcttgatctcaatgggtttttatctggttaaataaagaaacataaatTCTATCTCTCCACACTGTAAAGTAGATCAATGGATAGTGAAAAGCTACTCGCAAAATATCAGTATGTACAGTTTTTCAACTTGCCATATTTAGCTGCTTTTGATCCAGGTCCATATCCTTATAGGCAAGAAATTGAAAAAGATAAGTTGATCAGACTACAGCATTAATACTGCACGTGTTCTATAACCATGAAAACTTCTCAATTCACCATGTTTAAATTACCTCCAGCGCCTGTTCCATACCCAGGACCAAGCCCTCCTCTACTCCCTGCTCCTACAGCACTACCAGGCAGTCCTGATCCTGCAAATCCAGACCCAGGACCTCCTAAAGTCCCTGGACCAAAACCACCAACTTGTCCTGCTCCCGTACCAAGTCCTCCTGCTGGACCAGTTCCCACCTGCCCCTGCAGGCCAAGTCCTGGAATCCCTCCACTCCCACCAGGACCtacacatgtttaaaaaaaataattaatcttgATTCAAAGCTGCAGAACAAAACACAATGTCAAAACTAGTTTAAAATGTCCTACCATATTTTAAGGCTTTTGCTCCACCTGGATAGGCTGCAGCCACAGATATTTGTGAAGAATAAATGTATAAGTTGCAATGAACAGTATGTCTAAATTgcattaatgttaaataatatttgtcaACATACCTCCAGATCCTTGACCAAATCCTCCAGCGGGCACTCCACCTGGTCCATAACCACCTGCAGGTACTCCTCCTGGTCCATAACCACCTGCTGGTACTCCTCCTGGCCCATAACCACCTGCCGGTACTCCTCCTGGCCCATAACCCCCTGCCGGTACTCCTCCTGGCCCATAACCACCTGCTGGTACTCCTCCTGGTCTATAGCCACCGACTGGTACACCCCCTGGTCCAATACCTGCAACTGGTGTTCCACCACCAGCTCCAACGCCTGGCACTGTTCCACTACCAAGTTGTCCCCCTGGCAATCCTACTCCACCAGCTCCAGCAATAATTCCTTTTGCGAAATGCAGAAATAATGTGTTAATTATAAATGGTGTGTTTGAACATCTATTCTAAAAAGAACAAGATTGTTTCATTTCCCCGTACCATATTTGCGAGCCTTGGCTGCGGAAATTCCTAGAATAAAAGTAGAGAAATATGATTTTACAATTGACTTCAGTATTGTGACGTGGAAGAATGAATAACCAGGGTCTCATTTATAAAGATCTGCAtagaaaccttcctaaaagtTAAAGTGTCCCAAaatgtttttcttcatttatgtATTAATGATTAGGACAATGATTTAaagaggcgaagcagtggcacagtagggagtgctgtcgcctcacagcaagaaggttgctgggtcgctggttcgaacctcggctcagttggcgtttctgtgtggagtttccatattctccctgccttcacgtgggtttcctccgggtgctccggtttcccccacagtccaaagacatgcggtacaggtgaattgggtaggctaaattgtccgtagtgtgtgaaagtgtgtgtggatgtttcccagagatgggttgcggctggaagggcatccgctgcgtaaaaacttgctggataaattgccggttcattccgctgtggcgacccaggattaataaagggaccaagccgacgagaaaatgaatgaatgaatgatataaagATGTTAAATTGAATCAATATTTACGTTAAATATATATACCTACACATCAAGTTTTTGTATGATCACAACCTATGCATGAAAAGTGGTGTACACGCTTCCACCTGTGTtttttgtgaatgtttttttttgtaaatgtgaatgcCACATTTATAGATAAGCCCCCAGCCGTCTCATCCATGCTCAATACCCCAGCTGAGGTGAGTCCCTTGAGCAAGGCACTAAAGTCACAACTGCTCTGCTCCATGGAGAGCAAACTGCTCTTTGTGAGTTCGCAGGTCTGGGTcattttggataaaagcatctgctaattaAAACAAGGCTGAGTTTTATTTTGGTGCTCCCCCTCACTATCTTGCACTTGGTTGGAGGGGACTGTTGATATTCTGCCCAAGATCGCAGACTGATGTAATCAGAGAAAGAAAGACATTTCGGAGTGGAAGCAAATTTTCAGATTTTGTCAATTTGGATTTCATCCAGACCCCTAAGCTAATTGCATGTTCAAAATCTTGTTTGATGTTTAAAAATCGGGGCATCAACAGGCCCTtcccagcatgtttttttttttttttttttgcttaattggAGAGGATGGTAATATGCACTCACCGAACATTTTAAAAGGTACACCTATCCATCTGCTTGTTAATGGACATTTCTGCTAATCACATCAGGCAATTActtgacagcaactcaatgcatttaggcatgtagacatggtcaagaccaggggtcaccaacctttatgaaactgagagctacttcttgggtatcgatcaatgtggagggctaccagtttgataaacatttctcaaataacaaatttcaacaatgatttaacagggtaggaaataccctgtatttaatgtatcaatgtgcaacactttatttttatatatctctgcaaatattaacatttttaaatgattacttttatattagatggagcttactggtaagtggcgctatggtgagctatttttagaaaaggcctgcgggcaacacatgtgGTCCttgcgggctacctggtgcccatgGGCACCatattggtgacccctggtcaagacgatctgccgcagttcaaactgagcatcagaatggggaagaaaggtgatttctGTGCTaatgccttgatgatgccagaggtcaaaggagaatggccagactggttcgaggtgatagaaaggcaacagttactcaaataaccactcaatataattgaggtatgcagaagagcatctctgaatgcacaacatgtccaaccttgaggtggatgggctacagcagcagaagaccacaccgggtgccactcctgtcatctaagaacattaaactaaggctacaatttttacattttttaaatattttcttggcacactttgggccaattagtaccaattgcgcattttgtcaatgccacagcctacctgagtgttgttgctgactatgtccatccctttatgactacagtgtacccatcttttgatggctacttccagcagaataacgcaccatgtcataaggcGCAAATCATCTCAGCCTGATTTCTTggatatgacaatgagttcactttactcaaatggcctccactatCACCCAAACTCAATCCAAtcaagcacctttgggatgtgatggaacaggagaatcgcatcatggatgtgcagccggcaaatctgcagcaactgcatgatgctacaatgtcagtatggaccaaactctgaggaatatttccagtaccttgctgaatctatgccatgagctatggattaaggcagttctgaaggcaactgTTCTATTGGATCTGCATTGATTACAATGTCTTTTTTCTTGTCATAACAGTTCAGAAGTTTCATAATAACCCTGAGTTGCTAATACTCCACCTTTTTTTCTCATGAGAATTTCAATAAGTGATCCTACCAAGggttaaaagatgtctaatagccATCCATGTGCAGAGTTCTAAATTGGGGCAGACTACGCTGACTTCCCATGAAAACACACCTCATCTGAGCATGAACATGCAGTTCTTTACCTCTGTTTACAAGCTAATAAAAGAAAGATGATAGAGCAAGTTCAAGATGTCACTTTAGAAAAAACTTGGCTAGGACATTGTGACATATTGGTAAGCTAAGAGAAAAAAGAGCTGAATATTAAAATCTAACTGATCATCACTATCCAGTGGATAAACAACTTTGGGATTCAACAACATTAAACATACACTGATTGAAAGATGCAGATATCAACTGAACACTGATAAGACTACAATGGCTTTGGAATGTTGTGGCTAAACCCAAAGAAAGAAAGGTCATCTTGGGCTATACCTGGCTGGATGTGCTACTTAGGTTTCCAGATTTGCCAGGTTTTAATTAAACTTTAAGAAAAGGTTGAAGCTATCAGTTTCTTGTAACATTGCATTACTGTGGTTTGTGAGACATCAGATAGAATATGCTTTGTTGCTATCTGTCTTTGAATTCCTGCACAAATAAAGACATACTATTTGCAGGATTTTATAAAGTGTTGACCAGAAACTCAATTTGCAGTTTTGTTGAGAAAGATAGTAAGCTATACAAacattaggtaacactttataataactacacactataaatcgtttattaagcattagtatctagtgaattcatcatctgttaagcattaactctacattaataagcgttagtaagcagtttataactgcagctacaaatgctgtattcttgacttgcaaacatatttaaaatgtgtttaataatcgtattttcatactttgttaatgatttatttttcattactaaatgaagtattgcattatttacaaaccatttgtatttaagagtagttgagggtttttaggatcattcacaatgagttagtaaatgattaataaactattgaaatcaacagttatatgttttattattcaggcatatattaatgtttactaaatatgttaataaatgctttattaactcaacttcatctagttttgtgacctaatctaatgtgaggactatttatgctttataaatcctttataaatgacaaataaaggctcagttaaattctaaacaaaaaaaatgacactattcattcctattcatttattTGTCCTTCATAATGtcctattcattcatttcaaataaaaaataaatctttgcaacctaatctaaaatacaatcactgtagagtttaaacattgcatcttattatattgttaaattattatattgttgttgttgttttgttggatgttgtattttgacactcctgttattcagcaacgTTTAAACTTTATCAAAATtgtactttttagaaaagattgcaaagatgttttgttcatttgattctgagcctttaatagtcatttataagggatttataaagcatgaatagtcctcactttagattaggtcacaaaactgcatgaagttgagttaataaagcatttattaacatattagttaactattaatatatgcctgaataataagatatataaacattgatttcaatagtttattaataatttactaactcattctgaatcatCCTAAAACCCTAaactacaaatggtttgtaaataatgcaatacttaatttagtaatgaaaaataaatcattaactaagtatgaaaatacaattatttaacacattatataggtgcttataagtcaagaatagagcatttgtagctgcagttataaactgcttactaacgcttatcaatgtagagttaatgcttaacaaataatcaaTTCACTATttactaatgcttaataaatgatttatagtgtgtagtttttataaagtgttaccaaacattaAATGTTATGCCACATCCATTATTGCCCCTTTACTGTGGATAGCATTAGTGAGGGGAGGATAGGCATCAGTACATACTGTAGTTATCTATGTAGTAACTTGTACTAAAGAATTTTACACTTTGTGTTAAAAGTCAAGATATAGGGCACTTCTACTGATGCACaacattttgtttaatattatagcaattgtgaaaaaaaaaaacttaaaagctAATGATCAGGCAGAAAACTACCATTAAATTTGATCATTTATGTTCGAAACACGGTAATTTCCACTTTCTAAGAGTTTCAAGACATTTAAGATTCattcactcactatccttcggcttagtccctaatttttTAGAGACTCTGGCATGTGTTTAATGAagagtatgcccttccagccacaacccagcactgggaaacacccatacactctcattcacacacactcatacactacagccaattttagtTTACTCAAACCtagtggaggaaactggagcacttggaggtgcaaaccatgcaaactccaagaaggtgcaaactccactcagaaatgcagCCTGGAGCACGGTGACTCAACCAGTGAttatccagcaaccttcttgctgtgaggcaacagtgctatgcACTTAGCCACCTGGGGcatcatgtatcaacgctgcgtacgcacaaaaactttgcgtacgccaggtttcacgctcagaatcgctcacgtttggatccactaacaatgaactgaacgtggaaatgtgcgcagctccacgccagctttatggcaggcgtacgcacattttttgtgtgtgtctgttttatttccattggcgactcctagaggcagttgtgttaaattcctctctacaaagtgtctgagccttgcaatggcagctgtatgagacgggttcatctagcaggtatataagatttccataccatacagttgaccagccaaacattaaagcacaatttgtagCGGTCGCCTTTTTTCCCAATGTTATCTGattctgagctatctactgcacgcacattgctataaagacactatctgaagatgaatttgcatacgtgaatcagaaacatttctatttaataaatgtgcaaataaaatatgatgcacaaacttattaaagATTCCTatttgtctttctcgtgataaatagttggcaaaatctgatatgtagcgggggaaaaaagaagaaagagttcatcagacgctggattcgaaccgagttcatgttcgaacgtgtcaaaacatgttgaccaCGCCTTACAAGCTACTCCAATGAAACTGTtgagggtactgcaacattttataCCTATAAATGACACTATTTCTTTTCTAATtgactcagtgcgatgttcagacccaactgtgctaaccgcatcagctaaactctcccactccctttttttcttttgttgttaattccggagaacaaacttgcaaataacaccgcttttctccggtctacctccaaaagcagcacctccaattcacattctgtttaaagtttctcttcttgcttgcttttgccattgctttttcgttgggttttgccaaagtatagtcattagcatattcataagggggaggaggcagggaggggttttgtgctcgtgcatgtagcgctcagtttcacgttcattcagatgtacaaaagaatatgcgtgagattcggtgtACGcaatgtttcatacatctgaatttttttctgcgtacgcacatttacagctttgtgcgtacgcaaggctttagtaagatttccacgcaagtcttcgtacatgaggcccctggacatTTAAGACTTacaatttaaatcattaaaaatacgTATTTACCTCCAGGTCCATATCCACCTCCAGGAACACTCCCTGGTCCAAAGCCACCACTGGGTGCCCCTCCTGAACCATAACCTACACCAGGGATGCCTCCTTGTCCAACTCCAGATCCTGGTAACCCTCCTGCCCCACCTGGTGCAATACCGGTGCTTGGTAATCCACCTGGAATACCTGCAGCTAATCCAGTGCCTGGACCTAAACCTGTACCTCTACCAAGTAGACCTAGAAAAGTAGAATTTGGTTTTCAAGTTGTCATCCACAAATAAAACCATCATAATACATTAAACCATAACGTTGTACTGGTAAATTATAATCATTGTATTAAAGGATGTTTTACCATATTTTCGAGCTTTTGCCTCTGCATATCCTGCAAAACACCACAGTATTTGACATGAAAATGTTACAATTTTCACAATTGTTTTTGCTATTTACTTAATGCAATATGGTTGTATAATTCGCAACCAGTTCCACAACCTGGGAGTCCTCCAACTCCTCCACTAGGAAGTCCACCAGCTCCTCCACCAGGTAATCCACCAAGTCCAGTTCCTAGTCCACCAGTTCCAAGTCCACCGCCAAGTTGTCCACCAGTCCCAAGACCTCCACCAGGTAGTCCACCAAGTCCAACACCAGCTGCTCCACCTGGTAATCCTCCGGTACCTAAGGTCCCTCCACGTCCAAGCTGAGCTACAATAGCATTATCAGTGGATGTTCATGTCTTAACTTAGCTTTCTCTGACTGTGCTTGTGtctcacaaataaaaaaaagatgtaaaatcTTGATGTTTGGAAGGAGATTGCATTGGTATAATGACAGAgtgatttcatttaattttctcttttaactttttattaagtCAAACAATAGATCAGAGAATTAGGTTTAACATTGTTAGAAGTTAATGTTAAGCAATAATGAAATAATCAGAATTCCTTTACCATACAGCATGTTTAAAAATTGATTCAAATTTGTTTTACCATATTTTCGAGCCTTTGCCTCTGCATATCCTGCAAAGCAACAAAGTATGTTATATTCAATATGATCACAAAACTTATAATCTTATAAACTTATAATCACTATAATCTGGTACCAATTCCAGAACCAGGGAGTCCTCCAGCTCCCCCACCAGGAAGTCCACCAGCTCCACCACCAGGTAATCCACCAAGCCCACCTCCAGGTAACCCTCCAGTTCCTAGTCCACCTCCAAGTTGCCCACCAGTCCCAAGACCTCCACCAGGTAGTCCACCAAGTCCAACACCAGCTGTTCCACCTGGTAATCCTCCGCTTCCTAAAGTCCCACCACGTCCAAGCTGAGCTGCAATAGAATTATCAGCGAATATTCATCTCTTAGCTTTCTTATGATTTCTATGACTGGTTGAATCTTACAAATTGCATATGATGTAAAATCATACAATCTTGAGTTTTGGGAGGAGACTGCATTGATATAATTACACAGTGATTTCAAATCATTTTCCCTTTtaacttagatttttttaaagccaaacaataaagcaaaaaatatatatttttaacattacaAAACTGTTTTAAGCATCAACAAAACCATCATTATTCTTTTACCATAAAGTATGTTGTATTCAATTCAAAGTTGGTTTACCATATTTTCGAGCCTTTGCGTCTGCATATCCTGCAAAGCATCaaagtatattatattaagtACTATACTTCataatttgtataatataaaatattaccatggaaccttaaaataaatttatttaatgcaaTGTGGTTGTATAATCGAGTACCAATTCCAGAACCAGGGAGTCCTCCAATTCCACCACCAGGAAGCCCGCCAACTCCTCCACCAGGTAATCCTCCAAGCCCACCTGTAGGCAGCCCTCCAGTTCCTAGTCCACCAGTTCCAATTCCACCTCCAAGTTGCCCACCAGTCCCAAGTCCACCTCTAGGTAGACCCCCAGTTCCAAGTCCACCTCCAAGTTGCCCACCAGTCCCAAGTCCACCTCCAGGTAGACCCCCAGTTCCAAGTCCACCTCCAAGTTGCCCACCAGCCCCAAGACCTCCACCAGGAAGTCCAACACCAGCTGTTCCACCTGGTAATCCTCCAGTTCCTAAAGTCCCACCACGTCCAAGCTGAGCTGCAATAGAATAATCAGCGAATATTCATCTCTTAGCTTTCTTATGGTTTCTATGACTGGTTGAATCTCACAAATAgcatatgtaaaatgtaaaatcacACAATCGTGAGTTTTGGGAGGAGATTGCATTGATATAATTACAccgtgatttaaaatcatttttccTTTAaacttggattttttttattaaagccaaacaataaagcaaattttttttttaaacattacaaaacaGTTTGGAGCAACAATGAAACCATCATATTTTTTTACCATAAAGtatgtttaattcaattcaaagtTGGTTTACCATATTTTCGAGCCTTTGCGTCTGCATACCCTGGAAATAATCAGAGTATATAATGTCAAATATGACTACCAAAACGTTTCAAACGTCATAAAAGTTAATATATACATGGTTGCATAGTTTTGTACCAGTTCCAGAACCAGGGAGTCCACCAATTCCACCAACAGGAAGGCCACCGGCGCCTCCACCAGGTAATCCACCGAGCCCACCCCCAGGTAGACCATAAGTTCCAAGTCCACCAGTTCCAAGTTGCCCACCAGCCCCAAGACCCCCACCAGGAAGTCCAACACCAGCTGCTCCACCTGGTAATCCTCCAGTACCTAAAGTCCCACCACGCCCAAGCTGAGCTGCAAAGGAATTAACAGTGAATATTCATGCCTTTATTGTCTTATGGTTTCTTCGTCTGTCGTAGATTCTtacaaattacatataaaaatataaaagcatgAAATCATTGGCCGAATAATTCTATTCCATTAATTCTATTTTCTCATTTAGCTTTGATTTTAAGAGGCTAAACAAGGAAATAAAGTCTAAAATTTTGTTCAAACATATCTTAATGACAAAtgaattgaaaaatgtaaaaatatttgtcttTAATGAAGTCAATGTTTAAGACGCATACAGTAAAGTCTTACCATATTTTCTTGCTTTAGCGGCAGCATATCCTAAAATATGGCAGAATAGTTGTCATCACTTTATTCTGAATGATAATAGTAGAACAAACTTACAAACAATTATGACTTATTTCAAGTTACCTTCGGGACTAATTCCAGATCCAGGAAGTCCTCCAGCTCCAAGACCACCCCCTCCCACACCAGAACCAGGAAGTCCACCAGCTCCAAGACCACCCCCTCCCAAACCAGAACCAGGAAGTCCTCCAGTTCCAAGACCTCCTACTCCCACACCAGAACCAGGAAGTCCCCCAGTTCCAAGACCTCCTACTCCCACACCAGAACCAGGAAGTCCTCCAGTTCCAAGACCTCCTACTCCCACACCAGAACCAGGAAGTCCTCCAGTTCCAAGACCTCCTAGTCCCACACCAGAACCAGGAAGTCCACCAGTTCCTACCCCTgaggctgaaataaaacaaaaagagaatAAAATGACATATTACATATCAAAATTGAGCTGATCCTAGCTGGTCCTCTGTTTTTATGCTTACAGAGAGTATTTGCAACATAAACTTCCAAACCAGCAAAATAAACTCTTCATTTTTCATGGTTACTTTGTAAAAATTGCTGTTCAAAAAGTCAAGGGTTAAGGTTTAATTCTTAGATTTCTCTtctttgcaagtgttttttttttttttttttaatataatttccaTGAAAGTTAAAATTAAATTCCATGGAATGGTTTggagccctgctgaaaaatccagcttaaaccagcctaggctggttggctggttttagctggtcgaccaggctggttttagaggggttttggccatttccaggctggtttccagccatttccagcctggttttagctggtcaggctggaaaatgaccagctaaatccagctaaaaccagtttgaccagcctggtttaagctggacatagctggttttggctgggctcccagcctggctaggctggtcaagctggttttagctggtcatctcccagcctgaccagctaagaccaggctgtaaatggctggaaaccagcctggaaatggccaaaaccactctaaaaccagcctggtcgaccagctaaaaccagccaaccagcctaggctggtttaagctgtttttttcagtagggaggcCATTATGGACAGAAGCCAGCTGGCAGATCTGGCAGATAACATGTAGATTTGTAGATAACATGAATATGGTGGTTTTCTTACCATACTTCCGAGCCTTAGCCCCAGCTCCTAATGGGAGATAATTAATTGACATTATAACACTTACACACTTACATGATTTGAtaatctctaaatatattttatttttgaaggaAATCATAAATTTACCCCCAGGATAGATGCCACCAGCTCCTGGATATAAGCCCCCAGGAGTTGCTCCCCCAGCTCCAGGAATGCCTCCAACACCTGGTATACCAGCTGCACCTGGAACACTGCCTATTCCTGGCACAGTGCCTGCACCAGGTACACCACCTAATCCTGGCACACCACTTGTACCTGTTATACCACCGGCACCAGGTACTCCTCCTACACCAAGCCCACCACCTAAACCAGGAACACCAGCAGCCCCTAAAAGAAAGTTAAAAGTATCAAGCGTGTTCTCAAGAAATGTGCTCCAAATAAACTTTTACATTTTGTTCCTGTTTGACTTACCATACTTGGCAGCTTTAGCCTGAGACTTTGCTGCACcttgatgaaaaaaaataaattgactgACAAGTATAATGTATGATGGTAGATCTCGAAAATGAAAAAGTACAGTGAATAAAGGGAAGGAATTTAAAATGCCTCTACCTCCAGACTTTGGTGATATAAGAGGATATCCACCAAACACGCCAGGTATTTGTTGACCAAAACCTCCACGACCTCCAAAATAAGAAAAGATAATTGAATTCTGTTGAAAGTAGATTTCTTATCTTTTACTGCAAGAATTATTCTTTCAATAATTATATTTACCATTGGCTCCAAGTGCACCTTGACCAAGCTGCCCTATAAACAGCAAATTAAGAGACGTAGGCTCTAAAGTTTTTTAATTGCTAGATAAAGgtataattaacaaaataataaaatttgtaaagctCACCAGTTTGCGTTCCTGTGGCTACACCTGGCAGAACTCCTCTTCCACCAAAGCCTACATATAAAAACTGAATTGTAGACTTGTTGCGTTTGTAAAGATGCttttaaaactgtcaaatatTACTGTCACTCACCCTGTCCAGGAACAATACCCCCTTGGTATAGGCCAGGAATCCCAACACCTTGTTTGTTTGAATAAACAGAAAAGGGATTTCACATCAAAAGTTTGTCAAAACTACTCCATCAAAAATGTGCTACATTAGAAGAATGATATTACCTGGTACTGGTGCCTTCCCAGGCTTTCCAACTTTACCTCCAGTGCCTGGCCCAATTCCTGGTAGTCCGGTTTGTGGGAGAAAAGACGCTAGGAGCCATAatagattaaaatgttacaagctATTTATCAtgataattaacaaataaaacagtCGCTTAGCAATAATGACTTTGAAAAACCTACATCCACCAGGTGCAATTCCTACTCCTCCAGTTCCAGTGCCACCAGGTCCAATTCCCACACCTCCAGTCCCAACTCCAGTTCCACCTGGACCTAGTCCTGTTCCCCCTGATCCAATTCCTGTGCCACCTGGTCCAATCCCTACACCTCCAGGGCGAACTCCAGCACCCCCAAGTCCAAATCCAGCACCACCTAGACCAGTTCCTGTACCACCAGGTCCAATTCCTATTTTACAAGAATCAAATTTGTGGGTACAGTTTAAATACCAAAAGATTTAGTCATACCAGAAGTAacagaacataaaacatttatgtaAGCCAAAACTCACACCTAC
The genomic region above belongs to Danio rerio strain Tuebingen ecotype United States chromosome 21, GRCz12tu, whole genome shotgun sequence and contains:
- the elnb gene encoding elastin b isoform X4, with product MARRKVPLLLHGFLLLVLCRSSLQGGIYIPAGAGGGPGAGLGAGVGTGAGLGIGTGPGGGYGAGIGGAGPGVGPGGVGTGLGLGTGLGGLGTGTGIRPGTGAGGLGGIGPGGGGLGTGGLGTGGLGTAGLGTGPFVKPPKTGGYGGLPGIGAGGTGVGLGGLGLRPAGPGVGGLVPGGFGVGTGVGGTGTGVPAIGVGTGVGGLGIGGVGPGGAGIGVGGKPPKTGVSTGGIGPGGVVPGGIRPGGIVPGGVGPGGIVPGGVGPGGIFPGGVGPGGIVPGGVGPGGIVPGGVGPGGIVPGGVGPGGIVPGAGRKPGKPGYVGPGGGAGPFGTGTLGAGDPRFGAIPLTPGGTGTGYPSGGGYGGYGGPGGIYPGAAGQKPPKPGIGPGGTGTGLGGAGFGLGGAGVRPGGVGIGPGGTGIGSGGTGLGPGGTGVGTGGVGIGPGGTGTGGVGIAPGGSSFLPQTGLPGIGPGTGGKVGKPGKAPVPGVGIPGLYQGGIVPGQGFGGRGVLPGVATGTQTGQLGQGALGANGRGGFGQQIPGVFGGYPLISPKSGGAAKSQAKAAKYGAAGVPGLGGGLGVGGVPGAGGITGTSGVPGLGGVPGAGTVPGIGSVPGAAGIPGVGGIPGAGGATPGGLYPGAGGIYPGGAGAKARKYASGVGTGGLPGSGVGLGGLGTGGLPGSGVGVGGLGTGGLPGSGVGVGGLGTGGLPGSGVGVGGLGTGGLPGSGLGGGGLGAGGLPGSGVGGGGLGAGGLPGSGISPEGYAAAKARKYAQLGRGGTLGTGGLPGGAAGVGLPGGGLGAGGQLGTGGLGTYGLPGGGLGGLPGGGAGGLPVGGIGGLPGSGTGYADAKARKYAQLGRGGTLGTGGLPGGTAGVGLPGGGLGAGGQLGGGLGTGGLPGGGLGTGGQLGGGLGTGGLPRGGLGTGGQLGGGIGTGGLGTGGLPTGGLGGLPGGGVGGLPGGGIGGLPGSGIGYADAKARKYAQLGRGGTLGSGGLPGGTAGVGLGGLPGGGLGTGGQLGGGLGTGGLPGGGLGGLPGGGAGGLPGGGAGGLPGSGIGYAEAKARKYAQLGRGGTLGTGGLPGGAAGVGLGGLPGGGLGTGGQLGGGLGTGGLGTGLGGLPGGGAGGLPSGGVGGLPGYAEAKARKYGLLGRGTGLGPGTGLAAGIPGGLPSTGIAPGGAGGLPGSGVGQGGIPGVGYGSGGAPSGGFGPGSVPGGGYGPGGISAAKARKYGIIAGAGGVGLPGGQLGSGTVPGVGAGGGTPVAGIGPGGVPVGGYRPGGVPAGGYGPGGVPAGGYGPGGVPAGGYGPGGVPAGGYGPGGVPAGGYGPGGVPAGGFGQGSGAYPGGAKALKYGPGGSGGIPGLGLQGQVGTGPAGGLGTGAGQVGGFGPGTLGGPGSGFAGSGLPGSAVGAGSRGGLGPGYGTGAGGYGPGSKAAKYGLPGFGGALGTGALPGAGTGAGGYGGAQKLPKYGQPVGGVGSVPSGSVPATGGTGVTGTGISTGGTAIPLATGTDRGGLRPGVIGSPDGGTRGTGEAQGGTKAPKTESGGPVEGSGVTGGPIDTDGLYGVAGTGIPILAGERPGGTGVPRPEIGDSGTLPGAKPLKPPGTGGGAIAGRGDTPGTIEGGPGSIGSGIGGVGGGPGGVGATPGGVGGVPGGVGGVPGGVGGVPGGVGGVPGGVGGVPGGVGGVPGGVGGVPGGVGGVPGGVGGVPGGVGGVPGGVGGVPGGVGGVPGGVGGVPGGVGGVPGGVGGVPGGVGGVPGGVGGVPGGVGSGLTGTGGVKPPKVYGGAGGTGALGVGGVGGLGPAGGGGAGLLPGGGGLLPGGGAAGTGFGLQKPGKSYGGAGSLGAGGILPGTGIRFPSGAAVGSKPGKVYGAGTLGGLGGPGGYGAGPGGYGGGPGGYGSGPGSAGGLGGPGFGGLGYGPGGVKPPKSYGGAGALGGAGQGGIGGGPGRLGVGPGGAGGIGGGLGVGPGGVGGGPGGLGGGFGGYGGVGGGPGGTGGGLRYPGGAGAGKPGKAGGSVPGYGTGAGPGAGYQQQYPGFGGPGAGGPGSAPLTPQQSKAAKYAALQGFLGAGGYRGGAGCQGKYCGRRRK